One Pseudoalteromonas sp. NC201 DNA segment encodes these proteins:
- a CDS encoding lytic polysaccharide monooxygenase, translating to MKNSMLTVSIGMALGMAASNAFAHGYMDSPKARQAICEEQGGFWWPKDGSNIPNAACRAAYLASEHVQFVQKHEFAANVPDYFNLQAVQAAVPDGQLCAGGDRNKAGMNIASSEWQRTAITPNAQNQIKVRFRATTPHNPSFWQFYLTKPEADIQSTPLAWQDLELVQEYGNVDFFVAPDGKRYYEMQVAVPSKFSGDAILYTRWQRDDVVGEGFYNCSDVTIVRDTTPTEPVSWTPAGFLIKPGQQANVGDTVWLRVFDGDGQELVQEKLSITQSNINHWTAQFASTLNNNHANTLQIGVQQSDGNIVFDAAQLAANQLFVSFPQYTFNLSILAKPQNRAPVVHTPADITLKEGSSSSLHVHAFDDDKDPLTFAWQIPVPLSYSGSGATITLAAPEVQQNTDYQGQVTVSDGTFEKTVSFTITVTNQTAPPSGDTWRADQVYTAGDTTVYQGKNYRAKWWVKGQKPDQSDAWELVDKSDGSNSWSANKAYTGGDRVSYQGVEYQARWWTKGQQPDKHSVWKKL from the coding sequence ATGAAAAACTCAATGTTAACAGTCAGTATTGGCATGGCACTTGGCATGGCAGCATCGAACGCATTTGCACATGGTTATATGGATAGTCCAAAGGCAAGACAAGCAATTTGTGAAGAACAGGGGGGATTTTGGTGGCCAAAAGATGGAAGCAATATCCCGAACGCGGCATGTCGAGCAGCTTACCTAGCGTCTGAACATGTGCAGTTTGTTCAAAAGCATGAGTTTGCAGCGAATGTTCCCGATTATTTTAATTTGCAAGCTGTACAGGCTGCTGTTCCTGACGGACAACTTTGTGCGGGTGGCGATAGAAATAAAGCGGGCATGAATATCGCGTCGAGTGAGTGGCAAAGGACCGCGATAACGCCAAATGCTCAAAACCAAATTAAAGTGAGATTTCGTGCAACAACGCCTCACAACCCTAGCTTTTGGCAGTTTTATCTCACCAAACCGGAGGCGGATATTCAGTCAACGCCCCTAGCGTGGCAAGATTTAGAGCTAGTGCAAGAGTATGGCAATGTTGACTTCTTCGTTGCGCCAGATGGTAAACGCTATTATGAAATGCAGGTCGCGGTGCCGAGTAAATTTAGCGGAGATGCTATCTTGTATACGCGTTGGCAGCGTGATGATGTTGTAGGTGAAGGCTTTTACAATTGTAGCGACGTCACTATAGTGCGTGATACTACACCGACTGAGCCGGTAAGTTGGACGCCTGCTGGATTTTTAATTAAACCTGGCCAACAAGCCAATGTAGGCGATACGGTATGGCTACGTGTGTTTGATGGTGATGGCCAAGAATTGGTACAAGAAAAACTGTCGATAACACAAAGCAATATCAATCATTGGACTGCGCAATTTGCTAGCACACTAAATAATAATCATGCGAATACGCTGCAAATTGGCGTACAACAAAGTGACGGCAATATTGTATTTGATGCTGCGCAACTCGCTGCTAATCAGCTGTTTGTAAGTTTTCCCCAGTACACTTTTAACCTTTCAATTCTAGCTAAGCCACAAAACCGCGCCCCTGTGGTTCATACCCCCGCCGATATCACGCTAAAAGAAGGCTCAAGCTCATCACTTCATGTTCATGCGTTTGATGATGACAAAGATCCACTCACCTTTGCATGGCAGATCCCTGTGCCACTGAGTTATAGCGGTAGCGGTGCAACTATCACGTTGGCTGCGCCTGAGGTTCAGCAAAATACCGACTATCAGGGGCAAGTCACCGTTTCTGATGGCACGTTTGAAAAAACCGTTAGCTTTACCATCACAGTGACTAACCAAACCGCACCACCAAGTGGTGACACATGGCGTGCCGATCAAGTTTATACCGCTGGCGATACCACAGTGTATCAGGGCAAAAACTATCGTGCTAAATGGTGGGTAAAAGGCCAAAAGCCCGATCAAAGTGATGCGTGGGAGCTGGTAGATAAGTCTGATGGCAGTAACTCATGGAGTGCTAATAAGGCATATACCGGCGGCGACAGAGTGAGTTATCAAGGCGTTG
- a CDS encoding GGDEF domain-containing protein, producing MYYIGHYEYESYEELFWFGISFTLFNLITREIANSFLRIALLVYCAGLLLDIIDNFTDGFSIPLLNFDTSLKNIGFSLISFGFYCMITNKRASITELKKEVERRRLLEERMRYEADHDAMTGVGSRRACFEGLQTHRFDDQWLLYLDLDNFKQVNDNYGHHIGDEVLIKFTQNMKDYFGLDYSFRIGGDEFIAYINAVLPDTDEVRAALLKGLHDYKINVSIGMVKVDPAKQADLIIHEADEHMYGDKRGKSLSSSARG from the coding sequence ATGTACTATATTGGTCACTACGAATACGAGAGCTACGAAGAGTTGTTCTGGTTCGGCATTTCTTTCACTTTATTCAATTTGATCACCAGAGAAATCGCAAATTCGTTCTTACGCATTGCCCTACTTGTGTATTGTGCGGGCCTACTCCTTGATATTATTGATAATTTCACCGACGGTTTTTCCATTCCCTTACTTAACTTTGACACTTCTTTGAAAAATATCGGTTTTTCACTCATCAGCTTTGGTTTTTACTGCATGATCACCAATAAAAGAGCCAGCATTACAGAGCTAAAAAAAGAAGTAGAGAGAAGAAGATTGTTAGAGGAGCGGATGCGGTATGAAGCTGACCATGATGCGATGACAGGCGTGGGTAGTCGTCGCGCATGTTTTGAAGGCTTGCAAACACATCGCTTTGATGATCAATGGCTACTCTACCTCGATTTAGATAATTTTAAGCAAGTGAATGACAACTATGGCCATCATATTGGCGACGAGGTTTTGATTAAGTTTACGCAGAATATGAAAGATTACTTTGGCTTAGATTACAGCTTTCGTATCGGGGGAGACGAATTTATTGCCTATATTAATGCAGTGCTTCCGGATACAGACGAAGTAAGAGCGGCATTATTAAAGGGATTACACGATTACAAAATTAACGTCAGTATTGGAATGGTCAAAGTTGACCCAGCTAAACAAGCTGATCTCATCATCCACGAAGCCGATGAGCATATGTATGGCGATAAGCGCGGTAAATCACTCAGTTCTAGTGCTCGAGGATAA
- the ahpF gene encoding alkyl hydroperoxide reductase subunit F: MLDNQIKTQLQSHFSSLQRPIELVITVDDSKKSQELKGLAQDLASLSDKITLSESIEGERIPQMVVRGVETKSEITFAGVPMGHEFTSLVLALLHSGGHATKASADDLELITNIDNALNFEVYISLSCQTCPQVVQALNLMAAVNPNITTTMIDGALFQEEVESRNIMAVPTVYLNGEQFSQGAVSLSDILLKLDSKAGEKQAALLNEKDVFDVLVVGGGPAGASAAIYAARKGLNTGVVAERFGGQVADTLGIENFISVQKTEGPKLVAQLEEHVNQYGVDVMKNQRAAAINKGETIDITLESGAVLRAKSLVLATGARWRSMNVPGETEYKGRGVAYCPHCDGPLFKGKPVAVIGGGNSGIEAAIDLANIVEHVTVLEFADTLRADEVLIKKAKSLANITIIKNAQTTEVVGDGSKVTGLNYIDRVSGDAHSLALAGIFVQIGLVPNTEWLKSSEVALSRFGEIEIDSKGATSLAGVYAAGDATTTPFKQIIIAMGGGATASLGAFDYLIRLGQDDEQAA; the protein is encoded by the coding sequence ATGTTAGACAACCAAATTAAAACTCAACTACAAAGCCATTTTAGCTCTCTACAACGTCCGATTGAACTCGTCATTACCGTTGATGACAGTAAAAAATCGCAAGAGCTAAAAGGGTTAGCACAAGACTTAGCGTCATTGAGCGACAAAATTACTTTATCTGAATCAATTGAAGGTGAACGTATCCCACAAATGGTGGTGCGTGGTGTTGAAACAAAGAGCGAAATTACGTTTGCTGGTGTTCCTATGGGACATGAGTTTACCAGTTTGGTACTTGCATTATTGCATTCAGGCGGTCATGCAACTAAAGCATCGGCAGACGATCTCGAACTGATCACAAATATAGATAACGCATTGAACTTTGAGGTTTACATCTCACTGAGTTGCCAAACTTGTCCGCAAGTAGTGCAGGCTTTGAATCTCATGGCGGCTGTTAACCCAAATATTACCACCACCATGATTGATGGTGCTTTGTTCCAAGAAGAAGTGGAGTCACGCAACATCATGGCCGTGCCAACCGTGTACTTAAATGGTGAGCAATTTAGCCAAGGCGCAGTGAGCTTAAGCGATATTTTATTAAAACTTGATAGTAAAGCTGGTGAAAAACAAGCAGCCTTACTTAACGAGAAAGACGTGTTTGATGTGCTCGTTGTAGGTGGCGGCCCTGCTGGTGCTTCAGCTGCAATCTATGCTGCTCGTAAAGGGTTAAATACAGGGGTAGTTGCGGAGCGTTTTGGCGGCCAAGTTGCCGATACTTTGGGTATTGAGAACTTTATTTCAGTGCAAAAAACTGAAGGTCCTAAGCTGGTTGCACAGTTAGAAGAGCATGTTAACCAGTATGGCGTTGATGTGATGAAGAACCAGCGTGCAGCGGCAATTAACAAAGGCGAAACCATTGATATCACGCTTGAAAGCGGTGCGGTATTAAGGGCCAAATCTTTAGTATTGGCTACAGGTGCACGATGGAGAAGCATGAATGTACCCGGCGAAACCGAGTACAAGGGTAGAGGCGTAGCATATTGTCCACATTGCGATGGTCCGTTATTTAAGGGGAAACCTGTCGCGGTTATTGGTGGCGGTAACTCGGGTATTGAAGCAGCTATCGACTTGGCAAATATTGTTGAACACGTCACGGTATTAGAATTTGCCGATACGCTTAGAGCTGACGAAGTGCTGATCAAAAAGGCGAAAAGCCTTGCCAACATCACCATTATTAAAAACGCACAAACCACAGAAGTAGTTGGAGATGGTAGTAAAGTAACGGGTCTTAATTACATAGACAGGGTCAGCGGTGACGCTCATTCGTTGGCACTGGCTGGCATTTTTGTACAAATTGGACTTGTACCAAATACTGAATGGTTAAAGTCGAGTGAAGTTGCACTTAGCCGCTTTGGTGAAATCGAAATTGACAGCAAAGGTGCGACAAGTCTAGCTGGTGTTTACGCCGCAGGCGATGCAACCACCACACCGTTTAAGCAAATTATTATTGCGATGGGTGGAGGAGCGACAGCAAGCTTAGGCGCTTTTGATTATCTAATTCGGTTAGGGCAAGACGACGAGCAAGCTGCTTAA
- a CDS encoding DUF3429 domain-containing protein, with translation MHPYFNHIQLGYFGFIPFLACIAWTLMAGASSDVLHAFQFYSLGILAFMAGSLWRAGEQTYKQAILAVIVVIPYPLLSIAAPQWLLLYLAIAYWLVYFIERNSARWGDYHKDYQKMRTVLTSLVFVSHLFMIAQALELNT, from the coding sequence ATGCACCCGTACTTCAATCATATTCAACTTGGTTACTTTGGCTTTATTCCCTTTTTGGCTTGTATCGCGTGGACGCTAATGGCTGGTGCATCGAGTGACGTGCTTCATGCTTTTCAGTTTTACAGTCTGGGGATTCTTGCTTTTATGGCCGGAAGTTTATGGCGTGCAGGTGAGCAAACCTACAAACAAGCGATACTGGCCGTGATTGTCGTGATCCCTTACCCCTTACTTAGTATTGCAGCACCACAATGGTTGCTTCTCTATCTCGCTATCGCATATTGGCTCGTATATTTTATAGAACGCAATTCGGCTCGCTGGGGTGACTATCATAAAGACTATCAAAAAATGCGAACAGTACTAACTTCTCTCGTTTTTGTTAGTCATCTATTTATGATTGCTCAAGCTCTTGAATTAAACACATAA
- a CDS encoding methyl-accepting chemotaxis protein has protein sequence MFAKLFTNNETQQALLAAQQEIASLKHANAQLVAENELLKQEVVSSQAALNDNTDNQLLQCALTGLSQVQGIRETVLASFMSIEEESHSIEQVNSAFSKSETALRKILTGMEQLGGNMDRMTTNISGLSQMADSINTFVTTISKISDQTNLLALNAAIEAARAGEAGRGFSVVADEVRALATNTNESANEVSDLVKKIIDTTHTTVSAVEEIQASNITLSDSIGHLNDEYEGIVSCCDSMKDTILVSTTQTFIQTVKLDHVVWKGDVYNVIIGNSHKNISDFADHTMCRLGKWFSGDGAQKFGGHNAFKRLEAPHKEVHRAGVEAMKKFKAGDSQGAVKQLNQMEHASVEVMDLLDQLGH, from the coding sequence GTGTTTGCAAAACTATTTACAAACAATGAAACCCAACAAGCCTTATTAGCCGCGCAACAAGAGATTGCCAGTTTAAAACATGCGAATGCGCAATTAGTTGCTGAAAATGAGTTGTTAAAACAAGAAGTTGTAAGCTCACAAGCTGCGCTCAATGATAATACTGACAATCAACTACTGCAGTGTGCATTGACTGGGTTAAGCCAAGTGCAAGGGATCCGCGAAACCGTTCTTGCGAGCTTTATGAGTATTGAAGAAGAAAGCCATTCAATTGAGCAAGTAAACTCCGCCTTTTCTAAATCTGAAACCGCATTGCGTAAAATACTCACGGGAATGGAGCAGCTCGGCGGTAATATGGACAGAATGACCACCAATATTTCTGGCCTATCGCAGATGGCAGATAGCATTAATACCTTTGTTACGACGATTTCAAAAATTTCAGATCAAACGAATCTGCTAGCGCTTAATGCTGCTATTGAAGCAGCCCGAGCGGGTGAAGCTGGCCGTGGCTTTTCGGTTGTCGCCGATGAGGTACGCGCACTGGCAACCAATACCAATGAATCCGCTAACGAAGTCTCCGATTTAGTCAAAAAAATCATCGATACAACTCACACAACCGTGAGTGCTGTAGAAGAAATTCAAGCGTCTAATATCACGCTATCTGACAGTATTGGACACTTAAACGATGAATACGAAGGGATTGTAAGTTGTTGTGATTCAATGAAAGACACCATTTTGGTTTCTACCACTCAAACTTTTATCCAGACAGTAAAGCTCGATCATGTCGTTTGGAAAGGAGACGTATACAACGTTATTATTGGCAATAGCCATAAAAATATCAGCGACTTTGCCGATCATACGATGTGCCGCTTAGGCAAGTGGTTTAGTGGCGATGGCGCCCAAAAGTTTGGCGGTCACAACGCGTTTAAACGCCTAGAAGCTCCGCATAAAGAAGTCCATAGAGCTGGTGTAGAAGCAATGAAAAAGTTTAAAGCAGGCGATTCTCAAGGCGCAGTAAAACAGCTTAACCAAATGGAACATGCCAGCGTTGAAGTAATGGACTTACTCGATCAACTAGGGCATTGA
- the ahpC gene encoding alkyl hydroperoxide reductase subunit C, with protein MSTSLINTKIQPFNATAYHGGDFVEVSEQDLLGKWSIVFFYPADFTFVCPTELGDLADYYAQLQEMGVEVYSVSTDTHFTHKAWHDASDTIKKIQFPMIGDPTGRITRNFGVMIEEEGLALRGTFVINPEGEIKVIETHDLGIGRSAKELVRKVQAAQYIASHDGEVCPASWQPGEETLAPSLDLVGKI; from the coding sequence ATGAGCACTTCATTAATCAATACTAAAATTCAACCATTCAACGCAACTGCATACCATGGTGGCGACTTCGTAGAAGTTTCTGAGCAAGACCTACTAGGTAAATGGTCAATCGTATTCTTTTACCCTGCGGATTTCACATTTGTATGTCCAACGGAGCTTGGTGACTTAGCTGACTACTACGCACAGCTACAAGAAATGGGTGTAGAAGTTTACTCTGTATCGACAGACACGCACTTCACGCATAAAGCATGGCACGATGCGTCAGACACTATTAAGAAAATCCAATTCCCAATGATTGGTGACCCGACAGGCCGTATTACTCGTAACTTTGGTGTAATGATCGAGGAAGAAGGTCTTGCACTTCGTGGTACTTTTGTTATCAACCCAGAGGGTGAAATCAAAGTTATCGAAACGCATGACCTAGGTATTGGTCGCAGTGCTAAAGAGCTAGTACGTAAAGTACAAGCTGCTCAATACATCGCATCTCACGATGGTGAAGTATGTCCAGCTTCTTGGCAGCCAGGTGAAGAAACACTAGCACCTTCACTAGACCTAGTTGGCAAAATCTAA
- a CDS encoding DM13 domain-containing protein has protein sequence MILRTLFTLLLLIVVFITGFIMGVYTLPIMTQPPAASHTEILAISKAATYKGQFKKELKDSDALHYATGEIYFTDNHIAFVGEIAPGPDYRLYLAKTFIETEADFKAQKHTVVEIANINQFSQFVQRKYRQVDLTQFQSAIIWCEHFEQFISAAPLQRVGSE, from the coding sequence ATGATTTTGCGAACGCTATTTACGTTACTGTTGCTCATTGTGGTGTTTATCACAGGGTTTATTATGGGTGTGTACACTTTACCGATAATGACGCAACCTCCGGCGGCTAGCCACACAGAAATACTGGCGATCAGTAAAGCCGCAACATACAAAGGCCAATTCAAGAAGGAGCTTAAAGATTCAGACGCATTACACTACGCCACTGGTGAAATTTATTTTACGGATAATCATATTGCATTTGTGGGGGAGATAGCCCCAGGGCCTGATTATCGGCTTTACCTCGCCAAAACATTTATTGAGACAGAAGCCGACTTTAAAGCACAAAAACACACCGTGGTGGAAATTGCTAACATAAACCAATTTTCGCAGTTCGTGCAGCGTAAATATCGCCAAGTCGATCTGACCCAGTTTCAGAGCGCTATTATTTGGTGTGAACATTTTGAGCAGTTTATATCGGCAGCGCCATTACAACGCGTTGGTAGCGAGTAG
- a CDS encoding DUF7010 family protein, with protein sequence MARESKRLTQGDIMDNRDELINLTKKGIGFPFAGLMVICFCTLAIHFMPQRQALVMVIFATGSTFPIAFLISKMFKVNPFAKHPPLSNLGTVLACAQFLYWPVLILVFQLVPNWFPFAFAILFGSHFIPFGWLYKSRAYYFLGIAMPLVGCVMTAFGSEFSYSYTFWALIPLYFFTCKLLLKENSSFRYAEL encoded by the coding sequence ATGGCTAGAGAGAGCAAAAGGCTGACTCAGGGAGATATTATGGACAACCGAGATGAATTAATAAACCTAACTAAAAAAGGGATAGGATTCCCATTTGCAGGTTTAATGGTAATTTGCTTTTGTACTTTAGCCATTCATTTTATGCCGCAAAGACAAGCTTTGGTCATGGTGATTTTTGCAACCGGAAGTACATTCCCAATAGCCTTCCTAATCTCAAAAATGTTCAAAGTCAATCCATTTGCTAAACACCCCCCGTTATCAAACTTAGGGACGGTGTTAGCATGCGCCCAATTTTTATATTGGCCAGTATTAATCTTAGTATTTCAATTAGTCCCAAATTGGTTCCCTTTTGCCTTCGCCATTCTTTTTGGCTCTCACTTCATTCCATTTGGTTGGCTTTATAAAAGCAGAGCTTATTACTTTCTGGGCATTGCAATGCCTTTAGTTGGGTGTGTAATGACGGCTTTTGGCAGCGAGTTTTCCTATTCGTATACATTTTGGGCACTTATTCCTCTGTATTTTTTTACGTGTAAACTACTTCTTAAAGAGAACTCTTCATTTAGGTATGCTGAGTTATAA